A genomic region of Runella rosea contains the following coding sequences:
- a CDS encoding acetyl-CoA carboxylase carboxyltransferase subunit alpha — MPTTYLDFEKPVADLESKLIELKKLAETTQVDVSEAVARLEDSIIQLRQDTAQNLTRWQRVQLSRHPDRPYTLDYIELMCEEFIELHGDRTVRDDPAMVGGFCNMDGQTVMVIGQQKGRNTKQRQQRNFGMANPEGYRKALRLMLLAQKFNKPIVTLIDTPGAFPGLEAEERGQGEAIARNLKEMFMLKVPVVCVVIGEGASGGALGIAIGDRVLMLENTWYSVISPENCSTILWRSWNFKEQAAEAMKITAKDMQMARLVDGIVEEPLGGAHLDHKTMAETLKKTILGHIKELQQLTPEERINQRIDKFCAMGVFSE, encoded by the coding sequence ATGCCAACAACTTATTTAGATTTTGAAAAACCGGTGGCTGACCTTGAATCAAAGCTTATAGAGCTCAAAAAATTGGCCGAAACGACACAAGTAGATGTCTCGGAAGCGGTAGCCCGACTCGAAGACAGCATTATACAACTGCGGCAAGATACCGCCCAAAACCTTACTCGGTGGCAACGGGTTCAGCTTTCGCGCCACCCCGACCGACCGTATACGCTCGATTATATTGAGCTGATGTGTGAGGAATTTATTGAACTCCACGGCGACCGTACCGTCCGCGATGACCCTGCGATGGTGGGCGGATTCTGTAACATGGATGGTCAAACGGTGATGGTGATTGGTCAACAAAAAGGACGCAATACCAAGCAACGACAGCAACGCAACTTTGGGATGGCGAATCCAGAAGGATACCGCAAGGCCTTGAGACTCATGCTTTTGGCCCAAAAATTTAACAAGCCTATCGTAACGTTGATTGATACCCCAGGTGCTTTTCCAGGACTTGAAGCAGAGGAGCGTGGACAGGGAGAAGCCATTGCGCGTAACCTGAAAGAAATGTTTATGCTCAAAGTGCCTGTGGTCTGCGTCGTCATTGGCGAAGGGGCATCGGGTGGAGCGCTGGGCATTGCCATCGGTGACCGAGTATTGATGCTCGAAAACACGTGGTACTCGGTCATTTCTCCCGAAAACTGCTCAACCATTCTTTGGCGTAGTTGGAATTTTAAAGAACAAGCCGCCGAAGCCATGAAAATAACGGCCAAGGACATGCAAATGGCCCGTTTGGTCGACGGCATTGTAGAAGAGCCCCTTGGAGGTGCCCATTTGGACCATAAAACGATGGCCGAAACGCTCAAAAAAACCATTTTAGGGCATATCAAAGAGCTCCAGCAATTAACGCCCGAAGAACGCATTAACCAACGCATTGACAAGTTTTGCGCCATGGGCGTTTTCAGCGAGTAA
- a CDS encoding HAD family hydrolase gives MIKNIIFDLGDVIINIDVPRAASSFAELSNQSLDNVHSLIQQNDVFKKFETGNLTPLAFRSFVRDLFQNPEWTDADIDTAWNSLLLDIPIERIHKIQELAQKGYRLFLLSNTSAIHIDEVNAILHRTAEIEHLSHLFEKLFLSYEMGIMKPHHDIYRQVLSDAGIEANETLFLDDNLDNIRAAAECGIQTIHVQKPTSIVEYLRDY, from the coding sequence ATGATCAAAAATATCATTTTCGATTTAGGGGACGTTATCATCAACATTGATGTGCCAAGGGCTGCAAGTTCATTTGCGGAGTTAAGCAATCAATCCTTGGATAACGTCCACTCCCTTATCCAACAAAACGACGTTTTTAAGAAATTCGAAACGGGCAATTTAACGCCTCTCGCCTTTCGTAGTTTCGTGAGGGATTTGTTTCAAAACCCCGAATGGACCGACGCCGACATTGATACAGCTTGGAACTCACTGTTGCTTGATATACCCATTGAACGTATTCATAAGATTCAGGAACTTGCGCAGAAGGGCTACCGATTATTCCTGTTGAGCAACACAAGTGCGATTCATATTGACGAAGTAAACGCTATTTTGCATCGTACGGCCGAAATAGAACATTTGAGTCATTTGTTCGAAAAACTGTTTCTGTCTTACGAAATGGGTATCATGAAACCTCATCATGACATCTACCGGCAGGTTTTAAGCGACGCGGGTATCGAAGCAAACGAAACCCTTTTTCTGGACGACAACCTCGATAACATTCGCGCCGCGGCAGAATGCGGCATTCAAACCATCCACGTTCAAAAACCCACCTCCATCGTGGAATATCTGCGTGATTATTAA
- a CDS encoding site-2 protease family protein, giving the protein MKNQRTLFLQISLFIVTLATTSLSGAEWMFGRPFDLPFFKIENPLGWSEFWQGFRFSIPFLGILTVHEFGHYFAAKRHHVRVTLPYYIPLWLGFGQTIGTLGAFIRIKEFIRSRVKYFDIGIAGPLAGFVVAVGVLWYGFATLPTLDYIFKIHPEYQKFGMGFARVVYANQNMTGNILLGDNLLFSFFKNYVADPTRLPPPQEIMHYPLILAGYLALFFTSLNLIPIGQLDGGHVLYGLIGGKNFKIVAPILFFVFITYAGLGSYRPGEFAIADDGAFWQKIGSLGLYILFLQICFSRITDDNPLTSWMLALLSVAIQFGTSMLFPTWEGYSGFLVFGFLLGRILGVHHPPTEDNLPLNRTRQILGWLTLLIFVLCFSPKPFVIM; this is encoded by the coding sequence ATGAAAAATCAACGCACTCTATTCCTGCAAATTTCCCTTTTCATTGTTACACTGGCAACGACCTCGTTGTCGGGTGCAGAGTGGATGTTTGGGCGGCCGTTTGATTTGCCTTTTTTCAAAATTGAAAATCCCCTGGGATGGTCTGAATTTTGGCAAGGGTTTCGATTCTCTATTCCATTTCTAGGTATTTTGACCGTGCACGAATTTGGGCATTATTTTGCGGCAAAACGCCACCATGTGCGCGTCACCCTCCCTTATTATATCCCGCTCTGGCTTGGTTTTGGGCAAACCATCGGAACCTTGGGCGCATTTATTCGCATCAAAGAGTTTATTCGCTCCCGGGTAAAATACTTTGACATCGGCATTGCGGGCCCGTTGGCAGGTTTCGTGGTTGCGGTGGGGGTTTTATGGTATGGCTTTGCCACCCTCCCAACGCTGGATTATATTTTCAAAATCCACCCCGAATACCAAAAATTTGGAATGGGTTTTGCCCGCGTGGTGTATGCCAATCAAAACATGACGGGCAATATCTTATTGGGTGACAACCTACTGTTCTCTTTCTTTAAAAACTACGTAGCTGACCCTACTCGTTTGCCTCCACCGCAAGAAATCATGCACTATCCTCTGATTCTGGCGGGATATTTGGCGTTGTTTTTCACTTCGCTCAACCTCATCCCAATTGGTCAATTAGACGGCGGGCACGTGTTGTACGGACTCATCGGTGGCAAGAATTTCAAAATTGTTGCTCCAATCCTTTTCTTTGTTTTTATCACGTATGCGGGTCTTGGTTCGTACCGACCCGGCGAATTTGCCATTGCCGATGACGGCGCTTTTTGGCAAAAAATTGGTTCATTGGGCCTATATATTCTCTTTTTACAAATCTGTTTCAGTCGCATTACCGACGATAACCCACTCACCAGCTGGATGCTGGCATTATTGTCGGTCGCCATTCAGTTTGGTACATCTATGCTCTTTCCCACTTGGGAGGGCTACTCAGGATTTTTGGTTTTCGGGTTTTTATTAGGGCGTATTTTAGGCGTTCATCACCCTCCCACCGAAGATAATCTACCGTTAAATCGTACGCGTCAAATTTTAGGTTGGCTGACTTTACTTATCTTTGTGCTTTGTTTTAGTCCAAAGCCGTTTGTTATTATGTAA
- a CDS encoding pyridoxal phosphate-dependent aminotransferase, with the protein MIISLAQRATQAQEYYFSVKLAEVRKLISAGHDVINMGIGNPDQSPSEATIEALHRSALEAGSHGYQSYKGIPALRQGIAQWYQRIYDVTLDPETEILPLIGSKEGITHISMTFLDAGDEVLVPELGYPAYRAVSQMVGANVIEYPLLEDQGWQPDWEIMHSLVGPQTKLLWLNYPHMPTGAPATRELFENAVRFAHQHKILLCHDNPYSLILNQKPPISLLSTEGAKEVAIELNSMSKSHNMAGWRVGWLSGAKAYIDAILTIKSNVDSGMFLGIQQAAAAALQNTDQWHQAQNEIYRSRLDAAKAFLETLHCTYDESQEGMFLWAKLPETIASAEQLVDELLYQKYIFIAPGFIFGPKGQRYIRLSLCMSAERIWQAVQRLKA; encoded by the coding sequence ATGATTATTTCGCTCGCCCAACGCGCTACCCAAGCGCAAGAATATTATTTTTCAGTCAAACTCGCCGAAGTCCGTAAGCTCATTTCGGCGGGGCATGATGTTATTAATATGGGTATCGGCAACCCCGATCAATCGCCTTCCGAAGCCACCATCGAAGCCCTTCACCGTTCTGCTTTAGAGGCAGGCAGTCACGGGTATCAATCCTACAAAGGGATTCCAGCGCTACGTCAGGGCATTGCGCAATGGTACCAAAGAATCTATGACGTTACCTTAGACCCCGAAACCGAGATTTTGCCTTTGATTGGCTCCAAAGAAGGCATCACCCACATCAGCATGACGTTTTTAGACGCGGGCGATGAGGTCTTGGTGCCCGAACTTGGCTATCCTGCCTACCGCGCCGTGAGTCAAATGGTGGGCGCAAATGTCATCGAATACCCTTTGCTCGAAGACCAAGGCTGGCAGCCCGATTGGGAAATCATGCATTCGCTGGTAGGCCCACAGACCAAACTACTTTGGCTTAATTATCCGCACATGCCAACGGGGGCCCCAGCCACCCGTGAATTGTTTGAAAATGCCGTTAGGTTTGCGCACCAACACAAAATTTTACTCTGCCACGACAATCCGTACAGTCTGATTCTCAACCAGAAACCTCCCATTAGCCTTCTTTCCACAGAAGGAGCTAAAGAAGTGGCCATTGAGCTCAATTCTATGTCGAAATCGCACAACATGGCGGGCTGGCGCGTGGGTTGGTTATCGGGCGCTAAAGCCTACATTGATGCGATATTAACCATCAAAAGCAACGTGGATTCTGGTATGTTTTTGGGAATTCAACAAGCCGCTGCCGCTGCCCTCCAAAATACCGACCAATGGCATCAGGCCCAAAACGAAATCTACCGTAGCCGTCTGGATGCCGCAAAAGCCTTTTTGGAAACGCTGCATTGTACCTATGACGAAAGCCAAGAAGGGATGTTTTTGTGGGCAAAATTACCCGAAACTATCGCTTCGGCCGAACAATTAGTGGATGAATTGTTATACCAAAAATACATTTTTATTGCACCAGGCTTTATTTTCGGTCCAAAAGGTCAACGCTACATACGCCTATCGTTATGCATGTCGGCCGAACGGATTTGGCAGGCAGTTCAGCGCCTTAAAGCATAA
- the eno gene encoding phosphopyruvate hydratase, protein MSTIQSVHARQILDSRGNPTVEVDVRTENGFLGRAAVPSGASTGVHEAVELRDDDKSVYLGKGVLKAVQNVNELIYPELLGLSIYEQNLIDKIMIELDGTTNKGKLGANAILGVSLAVAKAAAQEAGMSLFRYIGGVNANTLPVPMMNIMNGGAHADNAIDFQEFMVMPAKAESFSQALRMGTEVFHALKGVLKSKGYSTNVGDEGGFAPNIQSNVEALETILIAIEKAGYKPGEDMFIAMDAAVSELWNEEKGRYVFKKSSKEELTSAQMADFWTDWVNKYPIISIEDGMAEDDWAGWKLHTDAIGKRCQLVGDDLFVTNVKRLQMGIEQGVANAVLVKVNQIGSLTETIDTVNLAKRNSYKNIMSHRSGETEDSTIADLAVALNTGQIKTGSASRSDRMAKYNQLLRIEEELGETAYFPGLKF, encoded by the coding sequence ATGAGTACAATTCAATCGGTACATGCTCGGCAAATCCTTGATTCTCGCGGTAATCCCACTGTTGAAGTGGATGTTCGCACCGAAAATGGTTTCTTAGGCCGCGCGGCGGTTCCTTCAGGTGCTTCTACAGGCGTACACGAGGCTGTCGAACTCCGTGACGATGATAAAAGTGTATACTTGGGAAAAGGAGTTTTGAAAGCGGTTCAAAACGTCAATGAACTCATCTACCCCGAACTTTTGGGTCTTTCCATTTATGAGCAAAATCTGATTGACAAAATCATGATTGAGCTTGACGGCACGACCAACAAAGGCAAATTAGGTGCAAATGCCATTTTGGGGGTTTCTTTGGCAGTGGCCAAAGCAGCGGCCCAAGAAGCGGGCATGTCGCTTTTCCGTTACATTGGCGGTGTAAATGCAAATACGCTTCCTGTACCGATGATGAACATCATGAACGGTGGTGCTCACGCCGACAATGCCATTGATTTTCAGGAGTTTATGGTTATGCCAGCCAAAGCTGAAAGCTTTTCGCAGGCGTTGCGTATGGGAACCGAGGTATTCCACGCACTCAAAGGCGTATTGAAATCAAAAGGATATTCAACCAACGTGGGAGATGAAGGTGGTTTTGCCCCCAATATCCAATCCAACGTAGAGGCCCTCGAAACTATTTTGATTGCTATCGAAAAAGCGGGTTACAAGCCTGGCGAGGATATGTTTATCGCCATGGATGCCGCCGTTTCTGAACTTTGGAACGAAGAAAAAGGACGCTACGTGTTCAAAAAATCAAGCAAAGAAGAATTGACTTCTGCACAAATGGCTGATTTCTGGACAGATTGGGTCAACAAATACCCCATCATTTCAATCGAAGACGGTATGGCCGAAGACGATTGGGCAGGTTGGAAGTTACACACCGACGCCATTGGTAAAAGATGCCAACTCGTAGGTGATGACTTGTTTGTAACCAACGTAAAACGTTTGCAAATGGGTATTGAACAAGGTGTAGCCAATGCGGTATTGGTAAAAGTAAACCAAATAGGTTCTTTGACCGAAACCATCGACACCGTCAACCTTGCCAAACGCAATAGCTACAAAAATATCATGTCGCACCGTTCGGGCGAAACCGAAGACAGCACCATTGCTGACTTGGCCGTTGCGCTCAACACGGGACAAATCAAAACGGGTTCTGCGTCACGTTCTGACCGGATGGCCAAATACAACCAGTTGCTTCGTATCGAAGAAGAATTGGGAGAAACGGCTTATTTCCCGGGATTGAAATTTTAA
- a CDS encoding FtsB family cell division protein: MNFLSRFRFLKNFYLGGAVGLFIWLLFFEMNSIPEQIKNWWKLHKLEDQKEYYVEQIELLKKEQATTLGNDKLMEKYAREKYFMKKDSEDVFVLVDEKGEPFEK, translated from the coding sequence ATGAATTTTTTGTCACGCTTCCGCTTTCTCAAAAATTTTTACCTCGGCGGTGCCGTAGGTTTGTTCATTTGGCTACTTTTTTTTGAAATGAACAGCATTCCCGAACAAATCAAAAATTGGTGGAAATTACATAAGTTGGAAGACCAAAAAGAGTATTATGTGGAGCAGATTGAATTATTGAAAAAAGAACAGGCCACCACGCTGGGCAATGATAAACTCATGGAAAAATATGCCCGTGAAAAGTACTTCATGAAAAAAGACAGCGAAGATGTGTTTGTGCTTGTGGATGAAAAAGGGGAACCTTTTGAGAAGTAA
- a CDS encoding low molecular weight protein-tyrosine-phosphatase: MINVLFVCLGNICRSPLAEGVFRALVAQQGLTDKINCDSAGTHGYHIGALPDRRARRVAADYGIQLTHAARKLSSDDFANFDYIVAMDESNLEHIQTQSYRSTGFYPEEGRIFTYRNFDQQADESGVPDPYYEDIAAFENVYQIVTRCGEQFLEYLIKEHKLA, from the coding sequence ATGATTAATGTTTTATTCGTTTGCCTCGGCAACATTTGCCGTTCTCCGCTTGCCGAAGGTGTATTCAGAGCATTAGTAGCTCAACAGGGCCTTACCGACAAAATCAACTGCGATTCGGCAGGTACCCACGGCTACCACATCGGCGCCCTCCCCGACCGCCGCGCCCGACGTGTAGCGGCCGACTATGGAATTCAGCTCACTCATGCTGCCCGTAAGTTGTCCAGCGATGATTTTGCCAATTTTGACTACATCGTGGCCATGGACGAATCCAACCTCGAACATATCCAAACCCAAAGCTATCGTTCAACGGGTTTCTATCCCGAAGAAGGCCGCATTTTTACTTACCGCAATTTTGACCAGCAGGCCGATGAAAGTGGCGTGCCTGACCCTTATTACGAAGACATTGCCGCGTTTGAAAATGTCTATCAAATCGTAACCCGCTGCGGAGAGCAATTTTTGGAGTACTTGATCAAAGAACATAAATTAGCCTAA
- the gpmI gene encoding 2,3-bisphosphoglycerate-independent phosphoglycerate mutase — MSQKVILIIMDGWGIAKNGEENRSAVIAANTPFYDRILEQYPHSKLEASGLAVGLPDGQMGNSEVGHTNLGAGRVVYQDLVKINLAVETGTLAQEPTLVEAFTYAKNSGKKVHFIGLVSDGGVHSHINHLKGLCTTAQNFGLSDVYVHAFTDGRDCDPKSGLGFLTDLEQHLAKTTGKIASVTGRFYAMDRDKRWERVAKAYNAMVKGVGSAQCTADHVLTSVHEAYDAGVTDEFIEPIVVVKEDGSPVATIDEGDVVLCFNFRTDRGREITEMLTQQDFPEQGTQKLNLYYLTLTNYDDAFVGVKVIYDKDNLENTLGEVVAKAGKTQIRIAETEKYPHVTFFFSGGRELPFDGEKRLLCPSPKDVKTYDLKPEMAAFDIRDAIIPEIEAETADFICLNFANPDMVGHTGVFEAVVKACETVDQCTEAVATAGMAHGYTSIIIADHGNSDYMRNDDGTPNTAHSTNLVPCVFVGNEYKGQPKDGKLADIAPTILALMEVPQPAEMTGVSLL; from the coding sequence ATGAGTCAAAAAGTCATTTTAATCATCATGGACGGTTGGGGCATCGCTAAAAACGGTGAAGAAAACCGCTCCGCCGTCATCGCGGCAAATACGCCTTTTTATGACCGCATTTTGGAGCAATATCCTCATAGCAAACTGGAAGCCAGCGGATTAGCAGTAGGCTTACCCGATGGGCAAATGGGCAACTCGGAAGTAGGCCACACCAACCTTGGCGCGGGGCGCGTGGTATACCAAGATCTGGTCAAAATCAATTTGGCCGTAGAAACGGGCACCTTGGCCCAAGAGCCCACGTTGGTTGAAGCGTTTACGTATGCCAAAAATAGCGGCAAAAAAGTGCATTTTATCGGTCTGGTGTCTGATGGTGGCGTTCACTCGCACATCAACCACCTGAAAGGGCTGTGTACTACCGCACAAAATTTCGGGCTGAGCGATGTCTACGTTCACGCGTTTACCGATGGACGTGATTGCGACCCCAAAAGCGGTCTTGGATTTTTGACTGATTTAGAACAACATTTGGCTAAAACAACGGGAAAAATCGCCAGCGTTACGGGTCGTTTTTACGCCATGGATCGGGATAAACGCTGGGAACGTGTCGCAAAAGCCTATAATGCAATGGTAAAAGGAGTCGGCAGTGCACAATGTACCGCTGACCATGTTTTGACATCCGTACACGAAGCCTACGATGCAGGTGTGACCGACGAATTTATCGAGCCCATCGTAGTCGTAAAAGAAGACGGCTCTCCCGTGGCGACCATTGACGAAGGCGATGTTGTGCTATGTTTTAATTTCCGTACCGACCGTGGACGTGAAATTACGGAAATGTTGACCCAACAAGATTTTCCAGAGCAGGGCACCCAAAAGCTGAATCTATATTACCTGACATTAACCAACTACGACGACGCATTTGTGGGGGTAAAGGTCATCTATGATAAAGACAACTTGGAGAATACCCTCGGAGAAGTCGTTGCAAAAGCAGGAAAAACGCAGATTCGCATTGCCGAAACTGAAAAATACCCACACGTTACGTTTTTCTTTTCAGGAGGCCGAGAATTGCCTTTTGATGGCGAAAAACGGCTTTTATGCCCGTCGCCGAAAGATGTAAAAACCTACGATTTAAAGCCAGAAATGGCAGCTTTTGACATCCGTGACGCCATTATTCCCGAAATTGAAGCCGAAACTGCCGATTTTATTTGCCTCAACTTTGCCAACCCCGACATGGTGGGTCATACGGGCGTTTTTGAAGCGGTGGTCAAAGCTTGCGAAACCGTTGATCAATGCACTGAGGCCGTTGCGACGGCTGGAATGGCCCACGGATACACGTCAATCATCATTGCTGACCACGGTAACTCAGATTATATGCGCAATGACGACGGAACCCCCAACACCGCACACAGTACCAATTTGGTTCCCTGCGTTTTTGTCGGGAATGAATACAAAGGCCAACCCAAAGATGGCAAACTGGCCGATATTGCCCCGACCATTTTGGCATTGATGGAAGTTCCTCAACCAGCCGAAATGACGGGAGTAAGTTTGTTGTAA
- a CDS encoding lysophospholipid acyltransferase family protein, producing MTSNRPLTRFSYLPKWLAWLDFLGLLERDPFGNSLFIKRIMISVIGWFTYWRFTVVNKTKIEGIEHLEDLPENGVLFLSNHQTYFADVISFYHIFSSVKWGFKSTIVPPLYLLAPRARSYYVAASETMKAGIVPKLFGLGGALTVERSWRAEGQNVKRERDTSAANKVSQALDHGWVVSFPQGTTSPYAPIRKGTGHLVLENQPIVVPVVINGFRRAFDKKGLRFKKRNTTLSIRFKAPIKFDDSMSVEEIVEWVRKEIEQDIPEKMIWMKKEE from the coding sequence ATGACCTCCAACCGACCCCTTACTCGGTTTAGTTATCTCCCTAAATGGCTCGCTTGGCTCGATTTCTTAGGCCTTCTGGAACGCGACCCCTTTGGTAATTCTCTGTTTATCAAACGAATAATGATTTCCGTTATCGGCTGGTTTACGTATTGGCGTTTTACGGTCGTGAATAAAACCAAAATAGAAGGGATTGAACACCTCGAAGACCTTCCTGAAAACGGGGTGCTTTTTTTGTCCAATCATCAAACTTATTTTGCGGATGTGATTTCGTTTTACCACATTTTTTCAAGCGTAAAATGGGGTTTTAAGAGTACCATTGTGCCTCCGTTGTATTTGTTGGCGCCCCGGGCGCGGAGCTATTACGTGGCGGCGAGCGAAACCATGAAAGCTGGAATTGTGCCTAAGCTGTTTGGCTTGGGAGGAGCGCTGACCGTTGAACGCTCGTGGCGGGCTGAAGGCCAAAACGTGAAGCGGGAGCGTGACACATCGGCCGCCAATAAGGTTTCACAGGCGCTGGACCACGGGTGGGTTGTGAGCTTCCCGCAGGGAACGACGAGCCCGTACGCGCCCATTCGTAAAGGAACGGGCCATTTGGTGTTGGAAAATCAACCGATTGTGGTACCAGTGGTTATCAATGGGTTTCGTCGCGCGTTTGATAAAAAAGGACTTCGTTTTAAAAAAAGAAATACGACGTTGAGCATACGTTTCAAAGCACCGATTAAGTTCGACGATTCGATGAGCGTGGAAGAAATTGTGGAATGGGTGCGTAAAGAAATCGAACAGGATATTCCCGAAAAAATGATTTGGATGAAGAAAGAAGAGTAG
- a CDS encoding alpha/beta fold hydrolase, giving the protein MSYLIKESNGYRYIDEGQGEVLLLLHGLFGALSNWDGVINYFKKDYRIIIPMLPIYEMSPREAGLEALVTFTEGFVASQELKDMTLIGNSLGGHIAILYTLTHPEQVRRLVLTGSSGLFENGMGGSYPKRGSYEYISERVAYTFYDPKVATKELIDEVFETTSSIPKCMSIVGIAKSAQRNNVAKELHKIEAPTLLVWGLNDTITPPHVGHEFNRLISNSELYFIDKCCHAPMMEHPERFNELLDRFLVKHAIAELA; this is encoded by the coding sequence ATGAGCTACTTGATAAAAGAATCTAATGGCTATCGCTACATAGACGAAGGGCAGGGAGAGGTGCTGTTGCTGCTGCATGGTTTGTTTGGTGCATTAAGCAATTGGGACGGCGTTATTAATTATTTCAAAAAAGATTATCGCATCATCATTCCGATGCTGCCCATTTATGAAATGAGCCCTCGTGAAGCGGGTCTGGAGGCATTGGTGACTTTTACGGAAGGATTTGTGGCTTCGCAGGAATTGAAAGACATGACCCTCATCGGAAATTCGTTGGGAGGGCATATTGCCATTTTGTACACACTTACGCATCCAGAGCAGGTCAGACGATTGGTATTGACGGGTAGCTCAGGTCTGTTCGAAAATGGCATGGGTGGTTCGTATCCCAAGCGCGGCAGTTATGAGTACATTTCTGAACGCGTTGCGTATACTTTCTACGACCCAAAAGTGGCCACCAAAGAGCTGATTGACGAGGTATTTGAGACAACGTCCAGTATTCCGAAATGTATGAGCATTGTAGGAATTGCCAAGTCGGCACAGCGTAACAATGTCGCAAAAGAATTACACAAAATCGAAGCGCCGACCTTATTGGTTTGGGGACTGAATGATACCATTACGCCGCCTCACGTCGGTCATGAATTCAACCGCTTGATTTCCAATTCTGAATTATACTTCATCGATAAATGTTGCCACGCGCCCATGATGGAACATCCTGAGCGCTTTAACGAGTTGCTTGACCGTTTTTTGGTCAAACATGCTATTGCTGAATTGGCGTAG
- a CDS encoding YcxB family protein produces MAKVPVNKHQPVYQMPTSPLAVKTKKFALDKKKYVNIAMGQLWEQQKMWTLVPLGLLLVNAILGITGVYPNIWAYIVIILGALLYVGFWWVQFTGVTQLEQYKQLFDKYLYEIDSRQILVKTNPKEGGIMQWEQIKSAYRTKDAYILMMARGQFLHFPHSVFNSEHDLRLFERILKQKNLLPDVKEVTK; encoded by the coding sequence ATGGCAAAAGTTCCGGTAAACAAACATCAGCCTGTCTATCAAATGCCTACTTCACCGTTGGCGGTGAAGACCAAAAAATTTGCGTTGGATAAAAAGAAGTACGTCAACATTGCAATGGGTCAATTGTGGGAGCAACAAAAAATGTGGACGCTTGTACCTTTAGGCTTACTTTTAGTGAATGCTATCTTGGGAATCACGGGCGTTTATCCAAACATTTGGGCTTACATTGTCATTATCTTAGGTGCATTGTTGTACGTAGGTTTTTGGTGGGTACAATTCACAGGCGTTACACAGTTAGAGCAATATAAACAGTTGTTTGATAAGTATTTGTATGAGATTGACAGCCGCCAAATTTTGGTAAAAACCAACCCGAAAGAAGGCGGAATTATGCAGTGGGAGCAAATTAAGAGCGCTTATAGAACCAAAGACGCGTATATTTTAATGATGGCACGCGGTCAGTTTTTGCATTTTCCACACTCCGTTTTTAACTCAGAACATGACCTTCGACTTTTTGAACGTATTCTCAAACAGAAAAATCTGCTTCCTGATGTGAAAGAGGTGACAAAATAA
- a CDS encoding phosphodiester glycosidase family protein produces the protein MKPIVFLLFATITTIHAQTAADSITLHNAKWDIQEIGRGIKWRKTHFNQKQLFNANQSINIIEIPVKSRKHRWAIVTADSLDKKNKAQGQLRPTSTLAKENQALLAINGGFFDVKNGGSVDFIKVNGQVVDTTRLGIGHQAAFHGQAAIVIHHNRLRIIKGASTVGWESTLPYQNVMLSGPLLRLNGTDEVLPKNAFNDNRHPRSCACITNKKKVLLITIDGRSAESYGMNLAELTFLARQLGCRDALNLDGGGSTTLWIEGKGVVNYPSDNKKFDHEGERAVSNALVLKLN, from the coding sequence ATGAAACCCATTGTCTTTTTATTGTTTGCAACCATCACAACAATTCATGCCCAAACGGCCGCTGATTCAATTACCCTTCATAATGCAAAATGGGATATTCAAGAAATTGGTAGAGGGATAAAATGGCGTAAAACGCATTTCAACCAAAAGCAGCTTTTCAACGCCAACCAAAGCATTAATATTATAGAAATACCCGTCAAAAGTCGAAAGCATCGTTGGGCCATCGTCACCGCCGATTCATTAGACAAAAAGAACAAAGCCCAAGGCCAATTACGTCCAACGAGTACATTAGCCAAGGAAAATCAGGCCCTGCTTGCCATCAACGGCGGTTTTTTCGACGTAAAGAACGGCGGCTCGGTTGATTTTATTAAGGTAAACGGACAGGTAGTGGATACCACCCGTTTGGGCATTGGCCACCAAGCCGCTTTTCATGGGCAAGCCGCCATTGTCATCCACCACAATCGATTACGTATCATCAAAGGGGCATCTACCGTGGGCTGGGAATCTACACTTCCGTATCAAAATGTGATGCTTTCGGGGCCTTTATTGAGGTTGAACGGCACCGATGAAGTGCTCCCTAAGAATGCCTTTAATGACAATCGCCATCCGCGAAGTTGCGCCTGCATTACCAACAAAAAAAAGGTGTTGCTGATTACAATAGACGGCCGTTCGGCAGAATCTTACGGAATGAATTTGGCAGAACTTACTTTTTTGGCCCGTCAACTCGGCTGCCGCGATGCCCTCAACCTCGACGGCGGTGGCTCCACCACTTTATGGATTGAGGGCAAAGGCGTGGTAAACTATCCCAGCGACAACAAAAAATTTGACCACGAAGGCGAACGAGCCGTCAGTAATGCGCTGGTATTGAAGCTAAATTAA